Proteins encoded together in one Camelus dromedarius isolate mCamDro1 chromosome 11, mCamDro1.pat, whole genome shotgun sequence window:
- the NUDT4 gene encoding diphosphoinositol polyphosphate phosphohydrolase 2 isoform X1 translates to MMKFKPNQTRTYDREGFKKRAACLCFRSEQEDEVLLVSSSRYPDQWIVPGGGMEPEEEPGGAAVREVYEEAGVKGKLGRLLGIFEQNQDRKHRTYVYVLTVTEILEDWEDSVNIGRKREWFKVEDAIKVLQCHKPVHAEYLEKLKLGCSPTNGNSTVPPLPDSNTLFVTAAQTSGLPSSIR, encoded by the exons ATGATGAAGTTCAAGCCCAACCAGACGCGGACCTATGACCGCGAGGGCTTCAAGAAGCGGGCGGCGTGCCTGTGCTTCCGGAGCGAGCAGGAGGACGAG GTGCTGCTGGTGAGCAGTAGTCGGTACCCAGACCAGTGGATTGTCCCAGGAGGAGGAATGGAGCCCGAGGAGGAGCCTGGTGGTGCTGCCGTGAGGGAGGTTTACGAAGAG gCTGGAGTCAAAGGAAAATTAGGcagactcctgggcatatttgaG CAGAACCAAGACCGAAAGCACAGGACATATGTTTATGTTCTTACTGTCACTGAAATATTAGAAGATTGGGAAGATTCTGTTAATATAG gaaggaagagagagtggTTCAAAGTAGAGGATGCCATCAAAGTTCTCCAGTGTCATAAGCCTGTACATGCAGAGTATCTGGAAAAATTAAAGCTGGGCTGTTCTCCAACCAATGGAAATTCCACAGTCCCTCCCCTTCCCGATAGTAACACCTTGTTTGTAACTGCTGCACAGACCTCTGGGCTGCCATCTAGCATAAGATAG
- the NUDT4 gene encoding diphosphoinositol polyphosphate phosphohydrolase 2 isoform X2, with translation MMKFKPNQTRTYDREGFKKRAACLCFRSEQEDEVLLVSSSRYPDQWIVPGGGMEPEEEPGGAAVREVYEEAGVKGKLGRLLGIFENQDRKHRTYVYVLTVTEILEDWEDSVNIGRKREWFKVEDAIKVLQCHKPVHAEYLEKLKLGCSPTNGNSTVPPLPDSNTLFVTAAQTSGLPSSIR, from the exons ATGATGAAGTTCAAGCCCAACCAGACGCGGACCTATGACCGCGAGGGCTTCAAGAAGCGGGCGGCGTGCCTGTGCTTCCGGAGCGAGCAGGAGGACGAG GTGCTGCTGGTGAGCAGTAGTCGGTACCCAGACCAGTGGATTGTCCCAGGAGGAGGAATGGAGCCCGAGGAGGAGCCTGGTGGTGCTGCCGTGAGGGAGGTTTACGAAGAG gCTGGAGTCAAAGGAAAATTAGGcagactcctgggcatatttgaG AACCAAGACCGAAAGCACAGGACATATGTTTATGTTCTTACTGTCACTGAAATATTAGAAGATTGGGAAGATTCTGTTAATATAG gaaggaagagagagtggTTCAAAGTAGAGGATGCCATCAAAGTTCTCCAGTGTCATAAGCCTGTACATGCAGAGTATCTGGAAAAATTAAAGCTGGGCTGTTCTCCAACCAATGGAAATTCCACAGTCCCTCCCCTTCCCGATAGTAACACCTTGTTTGTAACTGCTGCACAGACCTCTGGGCTGCCATCTAGCATAAGATAG
- the NUDT4 gene encoding diphosphoinositol polyphosphate phosphohydrolase 2 isoform X3, whose amino-acid sequence MEPEEEPGGAAVREVYEEAGVKGKLGRLLGIFEQNQDRKHRTYVYVLTVTEILEDWEDSVNIGRKREWFKVEDAIKVLQCHKPVHAEYLEKLKLGCSPTNGNSTVPPLPDSNTLFVTAAQTSGLPSSIR is encoded by the exons ATGGAGCCCGAGGAGGAGCCTGGTGGTGCTGCCGTGAGGGAGGTTTACGAAGAG gCTGGAGTCAAAGGAAAATTAGGcagactcctgggcatatttgaG CAGAACCAAGACCGAAAGCACAGGACATATGTTTATGTTCTTACTGTCACTGAAATATTAGAAGATTGGGAAGATTCTGTTAATATAG gaaggaagagagagtggTTCAAAGTAGAGGATGCCATCAAAGTTCTCCAGTGTCATAAGCCTGTACATGCAGAGTATCTGGAAAAATTAAAGCTGGGCTGTTCTCCAACCAATGGAAATTCCACAGTCCCTCCCCTTCCCGATAGTAACACCTTGTTTGTAACTGCTGCACAGACCTCTGGGCTGCCATCTAGCATAAGATAG
- the UBE2N gene encoding ubiquitin-conjugating enzyme E2 N, with protein MAGLPRRIIKETQRLLAEPVPGIKAEPDESNARYFHVVIAGPQDSPFEGGTFKLELFLPEEYPMAAPKVRFMTKIYHPNVDKLGRICLDILKDKWSPALQIRTVLLSIQALLSAPNPDDPLANDVAEQWKTNEAQAIETARAWTRLYAMNNI; from the exons GAAACCCAGCGTTTGCTGGCAGAACCAGTTCCCGGCATTAAAGCAGAACCAGATGAGAGCAACGCCCGTTATTTTCATGTGGTCATTGCTGGCCCCCAGGATTCCCCCTTTGAGGGAGGGACTTTTAAACTTGAACTATTCCTTCCAGAAGAATACCCAATGGCAGCCCCTAAAGTACGTTTCATGACCAAAATTTATCATCCTAATGTAGACAAGTTGGGAAGAATATGTTTAGATATTTTGAAAG ATAAGTGGTCCCCAGCACTGCAGATCCGCACAGTTCTGCTATCGATCCAGGCTTTGTTAAGTGCTCCCAATCCAGATGATCCATTAGCAAATGATGTAGCGGAGCAGTGGAAGACCAATGAAGCCCAAGCCATAGAAACAG CTAGAGCATGGACTAGGCTATATGCCATGAATAATATTTAA